In the Vulpes vulpes isolate BD-2025 chromosome 12, VulVul3, whole genome shotgun sequence genome, attttattttaaaaaaattaaaatgagataaaaaacaaaaagcttgggtgcctgggtggctcagtcagtgaagcatctgccttcagctcaggtcatgatcccggggtcctgagatcgaattcctcatcgggctcccctcagggagcttgcttctccttctgcctctgcctctgtctcatgaataaatgagtaaaatctttaaaaaaaaacaacaaccccaaAAGCTTTCTGATAATCCCACAGCAGCCACCTCAAATGGCTTCTTTGGGGTCCCTGTGGTACCTTGGTTGCCCAGCTGGGTTGGCTTATGGTGACAACGGCTAATGTTCTTGGAACGCGTAATAACATGCCCTTTTACATGTAACCTCCACAATGGCCTTATGAGGTGGGTTTCattggccccattttacagatgaagaaatggagattcTAACCAGGCAGTTTGGTTCTAGAACCTTCATCCTTGCACTCTATCACTTGGAAAGCATCCAAGGGGATGGAGAACAGAGAGGGACAAGGTGGTCTCAATGTGCCCTGCCAGCTCCAGGTTATAGGATCCCATCAGCTCGGTAAGTCCAGCCCAGCCAGGCCAGAgtggacacctgagtggctcccgAGCCCATTCCAGCCCATGCACTCAGCGTTGGGGCAGACTAGGGGTGCAGGCAGGCGTGTTGGGTGGAGTTGGGGGCACCTTGCACACACTCGGGCAGGGGCAGTGATGCCTGTGACATTAGCCTGGAGGGAGGGCGAAAAGGTCTGGGAAGTTTTAGCAACAACATGCTATAGCAAGAGGAGCAAACCCAGCAGCTCTGGGCAGCAGCCTTGGATAGCAGCATTCAGAGCCCGGGGGTGCCCAGCAACCCAACTGTGGGTGCCGGGTTCCATCTCAGTCTTGAGCCTGGGGAACCACGTACCGACCCCACAGCTAAACCCTGGGCTAAACCCTCGCCCAGTTTCTAACTCCAAGGACAGCCTGTCAGGACCTCAGAGAAGGAGCTATCCAGTCCTTACCCTGGGCCCCAAGGTTTTTCCAAGGCCACATAGTTAGTTAGTAGTGTAACTGGGATTAGATCCTGAAACTTTGGACTCCCGGGGCAGCGACCACGTGATCTAGTGAACTGAGCAGCCCTGCACCAGCTTGCACTGCCTCAGCCGGGGATACTGTGGATACTACCcctacctctccctctttcctttcctcttccttttcctcaagGAGCACCAACTTGTAGGCCACCGCTGGGCCTGACGTCCTGTTGGTGGTTGTGCTCCCTGCACCAGGCCACCTGCCAAGCCAGGGGAGCTCGCTCTGTGGGTAGTGCCCGGATTCCAGGGACGTCCTCACCCTTAACGTGAGGCGTAAGTCAGGTCTGCTGCCAGAGGCTGCCTGCTTGGCTGCTTGGTTTATGATCTCTCTGAATCAGGGGGAGAACCATGCAAACACAAGCAGGATTACAAATGCACCAAAAAATGAGATAAACTACAAAAGACATTCTTCTCCTTTTTACCAGGAACAGAATTAGGGGAATAACGCAATGAAATGGGCTGGGGGATTAGTAGATGCCAGGAAGAGATGCCAAGTGAAGGGGAATACAGATgccatcataagaaaaaaaatagaaacatcttAGTTTTCCAAAAGTACAGGGCTGGTTAGGTAATTTTATGGCCTTTCCATAagatggaattcttttttttaggttttatttatttattcatgagagacacgagacagaggcagagacacagacagagggagaagcaggctccctttggggagcctgatgtgggactctatcccaggaccccggggtcacagcctgagctgaaggcagatgctcaactgctgagccacccaggtgtcccataagaCAGAATTCTAAGCAGCCATTCAAAATGGTTTTGAAGAAACCATTTCTTGATAGGGAAATTGTAACAAAATAATGACTGAGAAAAACGTCTTATATATCAtagttctaaaattatttttaaatatatatatacagataaagGACTAGGATGgtaggaagcctgggtggctcaggggttgagtgtttaccttcggttcagggcatgaccctggggtcctgggatcgagtcccacaccattcgaccacagggagccttcttctccctctgcctgtgtctctgcctctctctctgtgtctctcatgaataaataaattaaatctttttttttaaagggctggGATTGTATACATTAATACATTGACAGTAGCTCCCTCCAGATGATAGAATTAAAGGCAATTTCAATTGTCTCCTGCATATATTTCTAGGGTTTACAAATTACTTACCTATTAAATGAAAGTATTCTTAAGATCCCTGCAATCTTCGCAACAAATGATAGGATGCCAGGccagtgtggggtggggggagagtgtGTTTTAGAAGTGCTGGCCAGCAAGGCCCCTGCAGAGGCTCAGTCCAGAACATAGGGCAGCAGGTAAGAAAGCGGAGGCCCCCGGGGGTGATGTGGCCTACCCCTGGCTCTAAAGACTAAGAGGACAGGAACCCCCAAAAGTTCATGACCCCCAAAGCTGGCCTCCTtctactctgtattttctttcttttttttttttttttaagattttatttattcattcatgagagacacatagagagagaggcagagacacaggcagagggagaagcaggctccatgcagggagcccgatgcgggacttgatcccgggtctccaggatcacaccctgggccaaaggcagatgccaaactggtaagctacccagggatcccctactctgTATTTGAAACACGTTATGTACTTAAAGCTAACTGTGGAAGAATCTGGATAGGTACTATTGAAGGTTTGCAAGATGGTTTAATgaagataggaaggaaggagagaaggaaggaaggagggaatagagagaaggaaggaaacaaaatttaattaaCACAAAATACCCAGATTCTTTTTTAGGAGGAAGAGACGCTGTTGGGAAGTGACCCATGTACTGGAGACCCCTCCTCGCACACTTGGAGCCCCTGAGCTCCGCAGCCTGGATCCCCACTCCACACGGTCAGCCCCGTCCCcttgagcagcagcagcagcagcaggaccccAGATTGTGGACACCGTCCCCTCCGACCCCCTGAACCCCCTGGACCCAGGAACCCAGGGGAGCCCAGTCCCGCTGTGCGGGGGAGGCCGAGACTGACCATGACGATCTCCAGCACTTCGCTCTTGCTGATGGCCCCGTTGCCGTCCACATCGTAGAGCGAGAAGGCCCACTCAAGCTTCTGGTTGGTCTTGCCGGCCGAGGTCATGTGCAAGGCGATGACATACTCTTTGAAGTCCAGGGTGCCGTCGCTGTTGGCGTCAAAGCTGCGGAACACATGCTGGGCATAGGCCTTGGGGTCGGCCTCAGGGAAGAACTTGGAGTAGATGCTCTGAAACTCCTGCTTGGTGATGCGGCCACTGGGGCACTCCTTCAGGAAGGACTGGTACCAGCTGCACAGCTCCTCCTCTGTGAACTTGGTGTTCAGCTGCAGCTCCTCCAGGATCTCCTTGGAGAGGGCTCCGCTCTTGCTGTTCCCCATGGGTGAGGCCGCCTGGGCCCGGCCGGGCAGCGCTGGCTGGCTGGGCTGGCTGGGTGGGTGGCGAGCGACGTGGTCTTCTGCAGCTGGAGACTGACCTGGAGGTGCTGGTGGATTAGAGGATTTGTGGCTGGTTCACCCCAGTacttggagggaggaggggccgggaCGGGGGATGGGGTAGGCTCCAAGAACTACCCCCCCACCTCCAGATTAAAAGAAAGAGCTGACAGCAGGTGGCCAATCCATCTTGGCCTTCGgggaggacaggacaggaggTCAGAAGCTTCAGAGCCAAAGCCTTggcctctcctgctgctccttgCCTCTCCCTGGTCCTCCCTGACTTCAGCTCTCCAGGAGTCACTGTGCTCATGGCCTCTCTTTCCCCCAAACTCTGAGGGTGCCAGGGGTAGGCATGGCATCTTGCATTGAACTCTATGCTGCAGCCGTGAAAAGGCAGGCTCTTagagcaaactgagggttgcagaaggggaggggtcGGGagagggggtacctgggtgacaggcattaaggagggcacgtgatgtgatgagcactggctgttatactgtatgctggcaaattgaattaaaaaaaaaaaaaaaaagccaggctccagagccagcctgaggttcaaatcctggctctgtgacttcctggctgtgtgaccctaggcatgtttcttaacctctctctgCCTAGAATGGTCTCCTAGTCCTTTACCTCCTTCATGGCTTTcctcaaatgtcatctcctcaGCAAGGCCTGGATGGATCACTCTGTTTACAACACCACACCGTGCCCCCACGCCCCACTTTATGTCTCTTCCTCATAAGTACCCCTTCCGACTCACTTTTAATTACTCCATGTGCTGTGTGTCCCCGCACCAGAACGGAAGCTCCGTTGGAGGCAGGGGTTCTGTCTGTTTTGTTCCCAGCCGCCTCTCCATCACCAGAATGGTGCCTGGCAGCTTGGGGCCCCTGTGAATATTCCAAGTGAATGGGCATAATAATAGTGTCTGCCTCATTGTTATTTTGAGGCTAAAATGAGCTAATATGTACAAAGCACTTAGAAGAGAGCCAGGCACACACAATATGTTAGTTTTTGTGACTCATCTACAACAAGGATACAAAACTGCTTGGAGGGCCAGAAGGTGGAGGGAGTGAGCAACACGGGTGAATCAGAGACAGTGCCGAGTGGTGAGGCCCGCGCCACCCATGGAAGGGTTTGCCCATGTTCAAAGCCATTTGCATGTGTTCATATGGGATTATGGCCCattgtttctggatttttcagTGCTGACCCCTATGGTTCCAGAGTATTTCTCAGGAGGCCTAAATGTTaggagtgtgtgcatgtgtgtgtgtgtgtgtgtgtgtgtgtgta is a window encoding:
- the RCVRN gene encoding recoverin; the encoded protein is MGNSKSGALSKEILEELQLNTKFTEEELCSWYQSFLKECPSGRITKQEFQSIYSKFFPEADPKAYAQHVFRSFDANSDGTLDFKEYVIALHMTSAGKTNQKLEWAFSLYDVDGNGAISKSEVLEIVMAIFKMISPEDVKQLPEDENTPEKRAEKIWGFFGKKDDDKLTEEEFIEGTLANKEILRLIQFEPRKVKEKLKEKKP